A single region of the Plasmodium reichenowi strain SY57 chromosome 9, whole genome shotgun sequence genome encodes:
- a CDS encoding elongation factor 1-beta yields the protein MASNASLLNVKGEEDYKKLNSFFESHSYFDNYTVGFKDIKIYHQINTVIKKDTYPHLYRWFHHISSLPQYVLNQYDEEHNKKKGSSGTNTTSCTNKKSNKATGGGDDDDDDNDIDLFGDDDNTKDSASNVLLEKKKQKEEELKKKKQKEKEKNRSILIIEIKPKSIDTDISKIPKLVKQKIVDENIKWGEEVKKLPVAFGLYKLHMSCIIYDDFVNTNELIEKIENIDLDNEEDKKKRTLILGLDEDDENYDENAEEVEDDLEFLVQSAEIISFNKL from the coding sequence ATGGCTAGTAACGCAAGTTTATTAAATGTTAAAGGAGAAGAGGACTACAAGAAGTTGAACTCCTTTTTTGAATCTCACTCCTATTTCGATAATTATACCGTTGGTTTCAaggatataaaaatatatcacCAAATAAATACagtaattaaaaaagatacGTATCCTCATTTGTATAGATGGTTTCATCATATATCATCACTACCACAATATGTATTAAACCAATATGATGAagaacataataaaaagaaaggAAGTAGTGGTACTAATACTACAAGTTGTACAAACAAGAAAAGTAATAAAGCTACAGGAGGTggtgatgatgatgatgatgataatgatatagATCTTTTTggtgatgatgataatacaAAAGATTCTGCTTCTAATGTTTTAttagaaaagaaaaaacaaaaagaagaagaattaaaaaaaaagaaacaaaaagaaaaagaaaaaaatcGATCAATTCTTATTATTGAAATAAAACCAAAATCAATAGATACAGATATTTCCAAAATTCCAAAACTTGTGAAACAAAAAATTGtagatgaaaatattaaatggGGAGAAGAAGTCAAAAAATTACCTGTCGCTTTTGGTCTCTATAAATTACATATGTcatgtattatttatgatGATTTCGTAAACACAAATGAACttatagaaaaaattgaaaatattgatttagataatgaagaagataaaaagaaaagaacCTTAATACTTGGATTagatgaagatgatgaaaattatgatgaaAACGCTGAAGAGGTTGAAGATGATTTAGAATTCTTGGTGCAATCTGCTGAAATTATTTCCTTtaacaaattataa
- a CDS encoding hypothetical protein (conserved Plasmodium protein, unknown function) — translation MPFYINKNINLFNVYKLFHNKKKKSWMIMIPPIKDRNNYNRNVSWSPEKKCTNQIKKEIIHDENKIDHNNNMDDISYKNSNNENVPNHNITHFNNNIICNHSSTKNYKRILLIEKYTKYDNLKKLGYRGDGTYLESAHIIANKYSIDKNARRENKRIELVGINSDPRGSEGKLCLDYFIENNENDMDCSYESFEEFEKLYNKRSKKKHFIFTDVNNFIDYLKKNGDKKNKIDMKTVLDINRCMDTDPCDDISSCENIDNKEISSQVELCSFRKINTIEDIVRNNSLSYNGLEDEEDNCKNGYDKEVDVYNKTKDMDQHNNNNNISSRSSSRSSCSSIHNNKIKNMEDHGILSYNTYIKNKDNLIISIKEYINNTLRNFFECNKHQKVYRKYITVVIKKSNEGEIRTYKSINEVYIYEAIKNNICTYINIDNKVVKKLKSTALLITSGTGSTAWAYNINKIDKKKMKYIIDEYINIQNDTIKQNIKNINLDLFSEYINNSICFNPNSIYMKCIVKEPVENSVYDSTDHIYNCRYIDIKTCTNNTIVYIDGIYNIKIQPNDSIILHIKDDDHIVTYK, via the exons ATGccattttatataaataaaaatataaaccTTTTTAATGTCtataaattatttcataacaaaaaaaaaaaaagttgGATGATAATGATTCCTCCTATTAAAGatagaaataattataatagaAACGTCTCCTGGAGTCCTGAAAAAAAGTGTACGAatcaaattaaaaaagaaattatacatgatgaaaataagatagatcataataataatatggatgatatatcttataagaatagtaataatgaaaatgttCCTAATCATAACATTActcattttaataataacataatatGTAATCATTCTAGTAccaaaaattataaaagaatattattaatagaaaaatatacaaaatatgaTAACTTAAAAAAGCTAGGATATA GGGGTGATGGTACGTATCTCGAATCTGCTCACATTATAGCGAACAAGTACTCGATCGACAAAAATGCACGAAGAGAAAACAAAAGAATTGAACTAGTAGGAATAAATAGTGACCCTAGAGGTTCTGAAGGCAAATTATGTTTGGACTAttttatagaaaataatgagAATGACATGGATTGTTCATATGAATCATTTGAAGAATTTGAAAAACTATACAATAAGAGAAGTAAGAAGAAgcattttatttttacagatgtaaataattttatagattatttaaaaaaaaatggagataaaaagaacaaaatagATATGAAGACTGTGTTGGATATAAATAGATGTATGGATACAGATCCTTGTGATGATATAAGTTCTTGtgaaaatatagataataaagaaatttCGTCACAGGTGGAATTATGTTCatttagaaaaataaataccATAGAAGATATTGTAAGAAATAATAGTTTGAGCTATAATGGATTGGAAGATGAAGAAGACAATTGTAAAAATGGATATGATAAGGAGGTTGATGTGTATAATAAAACTAAAGATATGGACcaacataataataataataatattagtaGTCGTAGTAGTAGTCGTAGTAGTTGTAGTAgtatacataataataagattAAGAATATGGAAGATCATGGTATATTATCTTATAATACCTACATTAAAAATAAggataatttaattattagcataaaagaatatataaataacacactacgtaatttttttgaatgTAATAAACATCAAAAAgtatatagaaaatatataacgGTTGTTATTAAGAAATCGAATGAAGGTGAAATAAGAACatataaaagtataaatgaagtatatatttatgaagctataaaaaataatatatgtacatatataaatatagataataaagttgtaaagaaattaaaaagtaCAGCTTTATTAATTACTAGTGGGACCGGTTCCACTGCGTGGgcttataatataaataaaattgataagaaaaaaatgaaatatattattgatgaatatataaatatacaaaacgatacaataaaacaaaatataaaaaatataaatctaGATCTATTTTcagaatatattaataattctaTATGCTTCAATCCaaatagtatatatatgaaatgtATTGTTAAAGAACCTGTTGAAAATAGTGTATACGATTCAACAgatcatatatataattgtaggtatattgatataaaaacatGTACAAATAATACAATTGTTTATATAGATGGAATATACAACATTAAAATACAACCAAATGATTCTATTATTCTCCACATAAAGGATGACGACCATATAGtaacatataaatga
- a CDS encoding hypothetical protein (conserved Plasmodium protein, unknown function): MCVAKLRSGVRIKAINQILENGYFLTFKKHVSVLANELRSGNIFLHNDKYCEVTEQRQIKQGRLATTNMISYIDLSTLKSASVKFACQSKVEKIEPIKVNAQIQYTDKQKNLVVCLDENYEDLEIPLNIFGISEEYLEPGLKISVYKHEEKIIKVNLPASLLATLRKK, translated from the exons ATGTGTGTAGCAAAATTAAGAAGTGGCGTGAGAATAAAAGCTATAAATCAAATTTTAGAAAATGGATATTTTTTAACCTTCAAGAAACATGTGTCTGTATTAGCTAACGAATTAAGAAGtggaaatatatttttacacaatgataaatattgtGAAGTAACAGAACAAAGACAAATAAAACAAGGGAGATTAGCCACAACGAATATG ATATCATACATCGATTTAAGCACATTGAAAAGCGCTTCAGTAAAGTTCGCTTGTCAATCGAAAGTAGAAAAAATAGAACCAATAAAAGTGAATGCCCAAATACAATACACtgataaacaaaaaaatttagTCGTATGCTTAGATGAAAATTATGAAGATTTGGAAATTCCTTTAAACATATTTGGGATATCTGAAGAATATTTAGAACCAGGTTTAAAAATAAGTGTTTATAAAcatgaagaaaaaataataaaggtTAATTTACCTGCATCCTTATTAGCAACTttgagaaaaaaataa
- a CDS encoding protease, putative, producing the protein MILKFFFFSILFFLYAKCYTIKKIRIVKNNVKIINKNKSDWCIRKYKKIYNYNKIKVNLSSEYNSVNNKTKDQNNISKHIKELYIKNYIKIKNTFIHIKNILKNIKENLFQVTFKKQIIISVAFFFLHFYLLSEHFLILFPYQLIPNHSNILMSLDINNTLFLLSTLYFLKDIKTNFQTFRNKLKLNRFVLELQENKRKNILSISVLLIASYILSGYASIYTEKVLSILKLANITFNENIIKSLQILTGHFIWVFCSYLTFRNLLYPYFKNNKSNLNFRYTDRWCFKVIYGYLFSHFIFNIVDIFNNFILNYFTSDDIYSDNSIDEIVHEKEFFSTFLCIISPCFSAPFFEEFIYRFFVLKSLNLFMNINYAVTFSSLFFAIHHLNIFNLIPLFFLSFFWSYIYIYTDNILVTMLIHSFWNIYVFLTSLYH; encoded by the exons atgattttaaaattttttttttttagtatccttttctttttatacGCAAAATGTTATActataaagaaaataagaattgtcaaaaataatgttaaaataattaataaaaataagtCAGATTGGTGTATTaggaaatataaaaaaatctacaattataacaaaattaaGGTGAATTTATCTAGTGAATATAATTctgtaaataataaaacgAAGGAccaaaataatattagtaAACACATTAAAgaattgtatataaaaaattatataaagattaaaaatacttttatacatataaaaaacattttaaagaatataaaagaaaatttatttCAAGTAACATTCAAAAAACAAATCATTATATCTGTAGCTTTCTtctttttacatttttatttactctctgaacattttttaattttatttccATATCAACTAATACCTAATCattcaaatattttaatgagcttagatataaacaatacactttttcttttatcgacactttattttttaaaagacATAAAAACAAACTTTCAGACATTtagaaataaattaaaattaaatagATTTGTACTAGAGCTACAGGAAAACaagagaaaaaatattttgtcTATATCGGTCTTATTAATTGCTTCATACATTTTATCAG GTTATGCCTCAATATATACGGAAAAAGTTTTAAGCATCTTAAAGCTGGCGAATATTACatttaatgaaaatattataaaatcaCTACAG ATTTTGACAGGGCATTTTATTTGGGTATTTTGTAGTTATCTTACTTTTCGCAATTTATTATACCCTTATTTTAAGAATAACAAAAGCAATTTAAATTTTCGATATACAGACAGATGGTGTTTTAAAGTGATATATGGATATTTATTTTCGCactttatatttaatatagTAGATATCtttaataatttcattttaaattattttacaagtgatgatatatattctGATAACAGCATAGATGAAATTGTACATGAGAAAGAATTTTTTTCGACATTTCTATGTATTATAAGTCCATGTTTCAGTGCTCCATTTTTTGAAGAATTTATTTATCGATTTTTTGTTCTTAAAAgtttaaatttatttatgaatattaatTATGCTGTTACTTTCTCATCGTTATTTTTTGCAATACATCatcttaatatatttaatttaatacccttattttttttatcttttttttggtcatatatatatatatatacagaTAATATTCTTGTCACAATGTTAATACATTCCTTTTGgaatatttatgtttttttaaCGTCACTGTAccattaa
- a CDS encoding hypothetical protein (conserved Plasmodium protein, unknown function) gives MENNIGTQKHDWYEHNCEAYFKKCFGSVIKEGEDNEIMKKVTFLKDNITIKKIELNKQINEETQNLKERIKHLKIHTDDIVKQLFDMDIINKKKQKKKKIMNKSGKKDDKNERFEKKYNMDDENVKKENEMDRDTLTFPSDSIIKSDDNKYIDDNKYIDDNNIDKLYENMNDKIKEETYNSSDVCSEDEYFEEKELHNMDFENLLKKCIEEKKRLENIKRGLTFLKCYPMIKNEINELFLTSYNIKLNIEEKIKNIKLLHKHLIYINENEDIINYIKTSCSHDISLYTNKFFNDFFYILNDILSIYIIENIDIPLNDILKIFVDLYDIYLSFLSKKTTNYTCEFLINELIKKMVHFIILNFTKTFFKFVQSDEHILLYNAIINYYEYFITFIEEKSDTMQNIIVNIIYIVYNMEQTKFRTQHGFDVKKEEKIKNNNNNNKNKSNYNYNYYNNYYNNYPYEDKSVVVRESGEIFNDDDLYNLTFEQQKMDDDKNKNTQTYKNVNKYMDNKEHSKVYKYSLYYGKDGKDGNNNNNDNNGNDGNNDNNVKPECDSNMTKVQKNYENKKYDWSSDIRDNYVDFFYIKLFVESIDVICHYIEDSEIIMNIINESSNMNEKNMLYQNVEENIINDKNINYKKATKKNFIHNIMESLKVSLQTLCNSSFFLSKKKIFNNVLKECSFINKCIVDEYLISIINYVSFDLNVFVNINLKVNHFDRTNFITENKLLLYFSDIQNDIKNIIEKKCNELNNKDIFHSYFFSFVLYFNFIYKHDTEFLLLYINMYNILYEIIYNIKEEIKNKKKSKQPNNLDHNNNNNNNKYDNNNNKYDNMNYVSIQMKEDFYKSNEVCEYVKNIINIFLKSLNIFNNIINNYESFGAYLFEKTYATYKSKNVFNIISKCMIEKNDNIFNYPHKIDKNICQIHQYFFKHTFPKKNLNEQENKNLNEQENTNRNDQGEHRNDNVKNDGEDNNQTYSQHTTDNYTNKNKVHKNDNISSNKNITDIFSNLSLNIEDIDTHECGKQLLKSSLCKLNEIKNTILKNIIHFTLIPIYDYINKYINSFITYYKNNQVKDIKENIKDNNIDIHEKGNHKDPNEYICFIVDTIFVYMEILYEHKCEHLLEQLLLLFEENYVLSIHNLKDINTHILLQIQTDLQYLINIYKKLQNKNYKHFLILYISISFSLTNTDVTNLQISFEKYINDYIRIEYNSTLLNFNINNDDILKATSYIKQLIT, from the coding sequence ATGGAAAATAACATAGGAACACAAAAACATGATTGGTATGAACATAATTGCGAAGCTTATTTCAAGAAATGTTTTGGGTCGGTAATAAAAGAAGGAGAAGATAATgaaattatgaaaaaagtTACATTTCTGAAGGATAATATTACgattaaaaaaatagaatTAAACAAACAGATAAATGAAGAAACACAAAATCTTAAAGAAAGAATCAAACATTTAAAGATACATACAGATGATATTGTTAAACAACTTTTTGATAtggatataataaataaaaagaaacaaaaaaaaaaaaaaattatgaacaaGTCAGGCAAAaaagatgataaaaatgaaagatttgaaaaaaaatataatatggaTGATGAGAACGTaaagaaagaaaatgaaatgGATAGAGATACTTTAACTTTTCCTTCTGATTCTATAATAAAaagtgatgataataaatatatagatgataataaatatatagatgataataatatagataagttatatgaaaatatgaatgataAGATAAAAGAGGAGACATATAATTCTAGCGATGTGTGTAGTGAAGATGAATATTTTGAAGAGAAAGAATTACATAATATGGATTTTGAGAACttgttaaaaaaatgtattgAAGAGAAGAAAAGattagaaaatataaagagagggttaacatttttaaaatgttatCCAATGATAAAGAATGAAATcaatgaattatttttaacatcttataatataaaattaaatattgaagaaaaaataaagaatataaaattattacataagcatttaatatatattaatgaaaatgaagatataattaattatattaaaacatCATGTTCTCATGACATATctttatatacaaataaattctttaatgatttcttttatatattaaacgatatattatctatatatatcatagaaaatatagatattccacttaatgatatattaaaaatatttgtagATTTATATGACATATATTTGAGTTTTCtatcaaaaaaaacaacaaATTATACATGTGAATTCTTAATTAatgaattaataaaaaaaatggttcattttataatcttaaattttacaaaaacattttttaaatttgtACAATCAGATGAACATATCCTTTTATATAACGCcataattaattattacGAGTATTTCATTACCTTTATTGAAGAAAAAAGTGACACCATGcaaaatataattgtaaatattatatacatagTATATAATATGGAGCAAACTAAATTCCGAACACAGCATGGATTTGATGTGAAGaaggaagaaaaaataaaaaataataataataataataagaacaaaagtaattataattataattattataataattattataataattatccTTATGAGGATAAGTCTGTTGTCGTAAGAGAAAGCGGGGAAATATTTAATGACGACGATTTGTATAATTTAACTTTTGAGCAACAAAAAATGGAcgatgataaaaataaaaatacgcaaacatacaaaaatgttaataaatatatggaTAATAAGGAGCATAGTAAggtatataaatattctttatattatggTAAGGATGGTAAGgatggtaataataataataatgataataatggtaatgatggtaataatgataataatgtgAAACCAGAATGCGATTCAAATATGACAAAGGTgcaaaaaaattatgagAATAAGAAATATGATTGGAGCTCAGATATTAGAGATAATTATGTTgatttcttttatataaagcTTTTTGTGGAGAGCATAGATGTTATATGTCATTATATAGAAGATTCAGAGATTATAatgaacataataaatgaatcttctaatatgaatgaaaagaatatgCTCTATCAAAATGTAGAAgagaatattattaatgataaaaatataaattataagaaagcaacaaaaaaaaattttatacataatattatggAATCATTAAAAGTTAGTCTACAAACATTATGTAATAGTTCATTTTTCCTttcgaaaaaaaaaatatttaacaacgttttaaaagaatgttcttttataaataaatgtatagttgatgaatatttaataagtataataaattatgtatCTTTTGATTTGAATGtatttgtaaatataaatttaaaagtaaatcattttgatcgtacaaattttattacagaaaataaattgcttttatatttctcaGACATtcaaaatgatataaagaatataatagaAAAGAAATGCAATGAACTTAATAATAAGGATATATTTCATTCCTATTTCTTTTCGTTTGttctttattttaattttatatataaacatgatacagaatttttattattatatattaatatgtataatatattgtatgaaattatatataatataaaggaagaaatcaaaaataaaaaaaaatcaaaacAACCGAACAATCTtgatcataataataataataataataataagtatgataataacaataataagtatgataatatgaacTACGTATCAATACAAATGAAAGAAGATTTTTATAAATCCAATGAAGTATGTGaatatgttaaaaatattataaacatatttcttaaatctttaaacatattcaacaatattataaataattatgaatcATTTGGTGCTTATCTTTTTGAAAAGACTTATGCTACATACAAGTctaaaaatgtttttaataTCATATCAAAATGTATGATCGAAAAAAAcgataatatatttaattatccacataaaatagataaaaatatttgtcAAATACATCAATACTTTTTTAAGCACACatttccaaaaaaaaatttaaatgaacaagaaaataaaaatttaaatgaacAAGAAAATACAAATAGGAATGACCAAGGTGAACATAGAAATGATAATGTCAAAAATGATGGGGAAGATAATAATCAAACATATAGCCAACATACCACAGATAATTATACGAACAAAAACAAAGTGCATAagaatgataatatatcttcaaataaaaacattacAGATATCTTTTCAAACTTATCTTTAAACATTGAAGATATAGATACACATGAATGCGGAAAACAACTTTTAAAATCATCGTTATGTAAATTgaatgaaataaaaaatacaattCTGAAGAATATTATTCACTTTACATTAATTCcaatatatgattatattaataaatatataaatagtttcataacatattataaaaataatcaagTAAAAGacataaaagaaaatataaaagataataatatagatatacATGAAAAGGGAAATCATAAAGATccaaatgaatatatttgttttattgTAGACAccatttttgtttatatggaaatattatatgaacataAATGTGAACATTTACTAGAACAACTTTTATTACTCTTTGAAGAAAATTATGTTCTTTCTATAcataatttaaaagatataaatacaCATATCCTTTTACAAATACAAACAGATTTacaatatttaataaatatttataaaaagttacaaaataaaaattataagcATTTCTTAATCctttatatttctatatcCTTCTCTCTAACCAATACAGATGTAACAAATTTACAAATATCTTTtgagaaatatataaatgacTACATCAGGATCGAATATAATTCTACACTCcttaattttaatataaataatgatgatatattaaaagcTACATCATACATCAAACAATTAATAacataa
- a CDS encoding hypothetical protein (conserved Plasmodium protein, unknown function), producing the protein MIYWKLLLLFGTILIFLNKKNNVKNIKLIEKKKKNLYDHQFDQIGCVKTGKRKCPSLYLFKNVNRYNKINKRKENKLFFDRNGINVPEDVAMFGKTNVYYIRESIYDKNKNNLIPNEVESEYIEELDNHNDKNNVDNMNHGDNINHGDNINRGDNINHGDNINHGDNINRGDNINHGDNINRGDNINRGDNINHGDNLSGHVKSEHINTNKASAPTSSHNNTTEKEGTQEDSIFTYINKDRDYVTQVGNSPSINIYERTYKADSKYLYKQFENVNEVNLQLLKNVKSIDEKEKLINKKVMEKVKEDIKRFQECDEIMDIKGRIIKPNIDLKHKVKEDSSKNNTNTHDDMDEEEKNEVIKKLYMIEKKTEKYLEENIYFVIQSWLPDIRIDDTLILIDNIEKSYNEFDMSKYYDQFNEAKKKDFYYDLSNFEIENIPQNINDDTEIECEHINSYNNTYNKLNNYNLKKYSYTYTTNENADTKFNKNEPMPPIVLINTKKNLMVQQWESKNFKNRHKRNKSHEFTRIQRAFRPFSYVDLSDITCIYKNNFLQLKMKLSHRKYKNDIYPFFIPINNTKEDLIDFNGYKRSGDYAWSFFWHHFNYDKDTDYNFLNRNIKLNITETKFEDVNKKKAKKIMKKILEQTKGKKR; encoded by the coding sequence atgatatattgGAAGTTACTTCTTTTGTTTGGTACAATTTTGATTTTCcttaataagaaaaataatgtaaaaaacataaaactcatagaaaaaaaaaaaaaaaatctttATGATCATCAATTTGACCAAATAGGATGTGTAAAAACGGGAAAGAGGAAATGTCCCTCCttatatctttttaaaaatgtaaataggtataataagataaataaaagaaaagaaaacaaattatttttcGACAGAAATGGTATAAATGTACCTGAAGATGTTGCGATGTTTGGAAAAACaaatgtttattatataagagaaagtatatatgataaaaataagaataatttaataCCTAACGAAGTGGAATCGGAATATATAGAAGAATTAGATAACCATAATGATAAGAACAATGTGGATAATATGAACCATGGGGATAATATAAACCATGGGGATAATATAAACCGTGGGGATAATATAAACCATGGGGATAATATAAACCATGGGGATAATATAAACCGTGGGGATAATATAAACCATGGGGATAATATAAACCGTGGGGATAATATAAACCGTGGGGATAATATAAACCATGGGGATAATTTATCAGGTCATGTAAAATCtgaacatataaatacGAATAAAGCATCCGCCCCAACGTCTAGCCATAATAATACAACAGAAAAAGAAGGAACACAAGAGGACAgtatttttacatatataaacaaaGATAGAGATTATGTTACCCAAGTAGGCAATTCGCCaagtataaatatatatgaaagaACCTATAAAGCGGATAgtaaatatttgtataaacAGTTTGAAAATGTGAATGAAGTAAATTTACAATTATtgaaaaatgtaaaaagtattgatgaaaaagaaaagttGATAAATAAGAAAGTTATGGAAAAAGTAAAAGAAGATATCAAAAGATTTCAAGAATGTGATGAAATTATGGATATTAAAGGTAGAATTATAAAACCAAATATTGATTTAAAACATAAAGTCAAAGAGGATTCATCCAAAAACAATACAAATACACATGATGATATggatgaagaagaaaaaaatgaagtaattaaaaagttatatatgattgaaaaaaaaacagaGAAATATctagaagaaaatatttattttgttattcAATCTTGGCTACCTGATATTAGAATTGATGATACACTTATACTAATAgataatattgaaaaaagTTATAATGAATTTGATATGTCCAAATATTATGATCAATTTAATGAAgccaaaaaaaaagactTCTATTATGATTTATCGAATTTTGAAATTGAAAATATTCcacaaaatattaatgatgATACAGAAATAGAATGTGAACATATCAATTcgtataataatacatacaataaattaaataattataatttaaaaaaatattcctATACATATACAACCAATGAAAATGCAGATACCAagtttaataaaaatgaaccCATGCCACCAATAGTTTTAATTAAtacgaaaaaaaatttaatgGTACAACAATGGGAATccaaaaattttaaaaatagacataaaagaaataaatcACACGAATTCACAAGGATACAAAGAGCCTTTAGACCATTTTCATATGTAGATTTAAGTGATATTACATgtatttacaaaaataattttcttcaattaaaaatgaaattatcacacagaaaatataaaaatgatatatatcCCTTTTTCATACCTATTAATAATACTAAAGAAGATTTAATTGATTTCAATGGATATAAAAGGAGCGGGGATTATGCTTGGTCTTTTTTCTGGCATCATTTTAATTATGACAAAGATACAGATTATAACTTTTTAAACAGAAACATCAAATTGAATATAACCGAAACCAAATTTGAAGACGTTAACAAGAAGAAGGcaaagaaaataatgaaaaaaattctaGAACAAACAAAAGGAAAGAAAagataa